A region of Salvia splendens isolate huo1 chromosome 17, SspV2, whole genome shotgun sequence DNA encodes the following proteins:
- the LOC121775306 gene encoding uncharacterized protein LOC121775306 produces the protein MGGGLGLRFIMLKYTPLSMNYCCIDEVELKDDTERNLEELEFKGNCLHQDIPVSPGIVCVSDTMYMFGGVIYSVPQPVLSKQMTLTNCLSFAPLPSDSSPVTWTRSPTGMSVDRVNPMVAPLHDGRIFICGGTYIRSSWAEVYDPKTCQFLSLQLPMSVAKIPIPRSCFQYTNELVLIYYDAWFYNQDEYEGRARMSCNIEGYEPTLLQYNLVSNYWQVFARELPEPYLDPYKRNLVYVGGDILFMMDYSYSWLVYNLSSKKVGNVEVELPDAAVIEAFYVGNTHTTHTSWVFYVFLRHKVNYITGGVRYAKVEVVQGKDGDYIATVQMNGVLRVPLFSDMYMFGFKARSKRDAEEQLPEKKGKEKMMRIE, from the exons ATGGGGGGTGGTCTAGGTCTACGCTTCATTATGTTGAAGTACACGCCTCTGAGTATGAACTACTGTTGTATTGACGAGGTGGAATTGAAGGATGATACTGAACGTAATCTAGAAGAATTAGAATTTAAAGGAAATTGTTTGCATCAGGACATTCCAGTTAGCCCTGGAATTGTTTGTGTCAGTGATACCATGTACATGTTCGGAGGTGTCATCTACTCGGTCCCACAGCCCGTTTTAAGTAAACAAATGACGTTGACAAACTGCTTGTCATTTGCACCACTTCCGAGTGATTCTTCTCCTGTGACTTGGACTCGTAGCCCCACTGGTATGAGTGTAGACCGAGTCAACCCCATGGTAGCCCCATTACACGATGGCAGGATATTCATCTGTGGTGGCACTTATATAAGAAGTAGTTGGGCTGAGGTCTACGACCCGAAGACATGCCAGTTCCTCAGTCTGCAATTGCCTATGAGCGTGGCTAAGATTCCCATACCAAGATCTTGCTTTCAGTACACCAATGAATTGGTACTGATATACTATGATGCCTGGTTTTACAATCAGGACGAATACGAAGGCCGAGCCCGCATGTCCTGCAACATTGAAGGATACGAACCAACACTCCTCCAGTACAATTTGGTATCAAACTATTGGCAAGTCTTTGCAAGGGAATTACCTGAGCCATACCTTGACCCGTATAAGAGGAACCTCGTCTATGTGGGTGGAGACATTCTATTCATGATGGACTACTCATATAGCTGGTTGGTCTACAATCTGTCCTCAAAGAAGGTGGGAAACGTGGAGGTGGAGCTTCCGGATGCGGCTGTGATTGAAGCTTTCTATGTCGGCAACACTCATACCACACACACTAGTTGGGTCTTCTATGTATTCCTTCGTCATAAGGTTAATTATATAACTGGTGGTGTTCGATATGCCAAGGTCGAAGTTGTGCAAGGCAAGGACGGGGATTACATTGCTACTGTGCAGATGAACGGTGTCCTGAGAGTGCCTCTCTTTTCAGATATGTATAT GTTTGGTTTCAAAGCAAGGTCTAAGAGAGATGCGGAGGAACAACTGCCGGAGaagaaagggaaagagaagATGATGAGAATTGAGTGA
- the LOC121773945 gene encoding uncharacterized protein LOC121773945, whose product MTKAMTQNRNRNSLSCSTCNLEEPLSVSNPHSNDFPSKTLDVMEERIKYSPGPECGTDSVVVSDSPSTAVEGNPGKKVIYVKRRSYQLVATSNSDDMSIVGVDSTQSRLSDGYYKSRENQLLRASQENHVKRGNEDATASGLVPHSIIPKIPTRRQSGLSKTSRSSKFSFVWKLHDTQSSEKHKNSLRPRKVWPHLFSTKKAAYWKSFIQGINPSHSNISQKLLVSRKRGAIYTKSSHLYSLSLKWSKSIERSSRKANEEAIRAVAAAEKRKKEEKGAVHIASKSRNHVSRKWVLNVKLRPGTPLCNPGVAFQMCSMLKKYAYR is encoded by the exons ATGACAAAAGCAATGACCCAAAATCGTAATCGGAACTCATTAAGTTGCAGTACTTGCAACTTGGAGGAGCCTTTGTCCGTCAGTAATCCTCACAGCAATGATTTTCCATCTAAAACTTTAGATGTCATGGAGGAGAGGATAAAGTATTCTCCGGGCCCTGAATGTGGAACTGATTCTGTCGTCGTCTCAGATAGCCCAAGTACAGCCGTAGAAGGGAATCCTGGGAAGAAGGTTATCTATGTCAAGAGGAGATCTTATCAGTTGGTTGCGACTTCTAATTCTGATGATATGTCTATAGTAGGGGTGGATAGTACACAGTCACGATTATCTGATGGTTACTACAAAAGTAGGGAAAACCAGCTTTTAAGAGCGTCACAAGAAAATCATGTCAAAAGAGGGAATGAAGATGCTACTGCGTCTGGACTGGTGCCTCACTCAATTATTCCTAAAATTCCTACTAGGAGGCAATCTGGTCTTTCCAAGACTAGCAGatcatcaaaattttcatttgtgTGGAAATTACATGATACACAGTCTTCAGAAAAGCATAAGAATTCATTGAGACCTCGGAAAGTCTGGCCGCATTTGTTTTCTACTAAAAAAGCTGCTTATTGGAAAAGTTTTATACAGGGTATAAACCCGTCTCATTCTAACATCAG CCAAAAGCTGCTGGTGTCAAGAAAGAGAGGTGCAATTTACACTAAATCAAGTCATTTATATTCTCTTAGTTTAAAGTGGTCAAAGTCAATTGAGAGGAGCTCGAGGAAAGCCAATGAG GAAGCTATAAGAGCTGTTGCTGCTGCTGAGAAGaggaaaaaggaagaaaagggTGCTGTTCACATTGCTTCAAAGAGCAGAAATCATGTTTCTCGTAAGTGGGTTCTTAATGTAAAGCTGCGTCCAGGTACGCCGCTCTGCAATCCTGGTGTGGCATTTCAAATGTGCAGTATGTTGAAAAAATATGCCTATAGATAA
- the LOC121774329 gene encoding uncharacterized protein DDB_G0284459-like produces the protein MVDLILYSVKRDDGRIWDSGLRDWGSELDRRREYDERGWDSGMNERNRDLYRERDFDERRWKDTGMNDRSRDLYRERDYDDRRWKDTGMNDRSRDLYRERDYDERRWKDTGMNDRSRDLYRERDYDERRWKDTGMNDRSRDLYRERDYDERRWKDTGMNDRSRDLYRERDYDERRWKDTGMNDQSRDLYMEHDYDEGRWKILV, from the exons ATGGTTGATTTGATCCTCTATTCAGT AAAGAGGGATGATGGCAGGATATGGGATAGTGGACTTCGTGATTGGGGTTCTGAATTGGACAGAAGGAGGGAATATGATGAGAGGGGGTGGGATAGTGGTATGAATGAGCGAAATCGTGACTTGTACAGGGAGCGTGATTTTGACGAGAGGAGATGGAAGGATACTGGTATGAATGATCGGAGTCGTGACTTGTACAGGGAGCGTGATTATGATGATAGGAGATGGAAGGATACTGGTATGAATGATCGGAGTCGTGACTTGTACAGGGAGCGTGATTATGATGAGAGGAGATGGAAGGATACTGGTATGAATGATCGGAGTCGTGACTTGTACAGGGAGCGTGATTATGATGAGAGGAGATGGAAGGATACTGGTATGAATGATCGGAGTCGTGACTTGTACAGGGAGCGTGATTATGATGAGAGGAGATGGAAGGATACTGGTATGAATGATCGGAGTCGTGACTTGTATAGGGAGCGTGATTATGATGAGAGGAGGTGGAAGGATACTGGTATGAATGATCAGAGCCGTGACTTGTACATGGAGCATGATTATGATGAGGGGAGATGGAAGATACTAGTATGA
- the LOC121773946 gene encoding zinc finger CCCH domain-containing protein 7-like, with translation MKNKFSCMTASVILRALLKKSLINETKLLLAMEIQLQRQTLSLSIFWWSFDTLHFIYICSNGNGNQLIRDPKIRVRVLASEKVRWSLLTARLRLARKSKYCQFFTRFGKCNKDDVKCLCIHDPSKVVVCTKFQAGSCTNVDCISTHKVIPERMQGCSYFLKGLCSNDNCPYRHVHVNPDSSVCENFLRGYCADGNECQKKHTYTCPAFEPTGVSPQASTCKLHHPKTKTEKKPRIEHKVVRGRYFDGGLIGVDDWSSASAVEKLSTRGKVDIVVYKDNSRIILV, from the exons ATGAAGAATAAGTTCTCTTGCATGACTGCTTCTGTAATCTTGCGCGCTTTATTGAAGAAGTCCTTAATAAATGAAACAAAACTTTTACTAGCAATGGAGATTCAATTACAGAGACAGACTTTGAGTTTGAGCATATTTTGGTGGTCTTTTGATACCttgcattttatttatatatgttcGAATGGAAATGGTAACCAGCTGATTAGAGATCCAAAGATACGTGTTCGTGTCCTTGCAAGCGAGAAAGTTCGCTGGAGTTTGCTAACTGCTCGGTTGCGATTGGCCAGAAAGAGTAAATATTGTCAGTTCTTCACTAGATTTGGAAAGTGCAACAAGGATGATGTCAAGTGTCTATGCATCCATGATCCCTCTAAAGTAGTAGTCTGTACAAAATTCCAGGCTGGTTCATGCACCAATGTCGACTGCATATCGACCCACAAG GTTATCCCTGAGAGGATGCAAGGTTGCTCATATTTTCTGAAAG GTTTGTGCTCCAATGACAATTGTCCTTATAGACATGTGCATGTCAATCCTGATTCAAGTGTTTGTGAAAATTTCCTCAGAGGCTATTGTGCTGATGGCAATGAG TGCCAGAAGAAACACACCTATACATGTCCTGCTTTTGAACCAACCGGAGTGTCTCCTCAAGCATCAACATGCAAGCTACACCATCCAAAAACGAAGACAGAAAAGAAACCAAGGATTGAGCACAAAGTTGTAAGAGGGCGCTACTTTGATGGTGGACTTATTGGAGTTGATGACTGGAGCTCAGCATCAGCCGTAGAGAAGCTCTCCACGAGAGGTAAGGTTGACATAGTTGTGTATAAGGACAATTCCCGGATTATATTAGTTTAG